In Oncorhynchus masou masou isolate Uvic2021 chromosome 31, UVic_Omas_1.1, whole genome shotgun sequence, the sequence aaatgtagtgcactgcacTATATACTACTGTATACTATTTTGTAAACTTACGTTTTAATttagaaaataaagacaaatgaCACTGACAAAATGATTGCCACCAGGAGCACTTTGGCCAAGATAACGGCAGTCAAACGCTTATTGTTGCCATTGATGAGCTTGCTTCACCTTTCTACTGGTAATTTGGCCCACTCTTAAGCAGCAAACTGCTTGAATTCTTCCATGTTTGAGGGTCCAGCATGTTTGCCCTCCACCTACTGCTGTTTTCAGATCTTGCCATAGGTTTTGAATGTGATTCAGATCTGAACTAGACGCTGGCCTCTCCAGAACAGTCCAGTGTTTCATCTTGTACCATTCCTGGTTGCTCTTTTTTGTcatgtgtttggggtcattgtcctgctcgACCCACAACGTTCAATGGAGACCCAGTTTTCGGGACACTGTGTTGAACATTGTAGTCCAAAACACCTGATGATCTGCTGAATTCATGATGACATAGCTGTGGTATACtgattggccatataccacaaacccccgaggttccatgttgctattataaactggttgctaacataattagagcagaaaaacacatgttttgtcatacccttgGTTTACGGTCTGatgtaccacggctgtcagccaaaaGCATTCGAACAACCCAGTTTATAAAGTTGTTTATAACATATTTTATTAACTGGGTAGTTCGAGCCTCGAATGCTGATTGACTCTTTTAATTACGtttataaccagtttataatagcaataagtcaCCTCGGAGGTTCGtagtatattgccaatataccacagctaagggctgtatgtTGCACATGTTCAAGGTCCCCAGTACCAGAGGCAGCAAACAACCACAGAGCATGTTCTTTTCACTGATTTCTTCTTTTGGTCATTCTTTATTGATTCATCATCTGTCTGTGTTATACCCCCCACAACGACCCGTTCACACTATAATTCATTATATTTCTGGTAATTTGTTCACAAAAAATCTCTATTTCCCACGCAGATGATGTGGAGTCTGTGGATCCTGTTGGGAACTCTCGGTGTGGGTGAGTCATTTATTTTCcataatttaaatgttttatttttgaagtacaaaATGTGGTACAAGTTTCGAACCTGAAGACTTATGTGGAAGTTTTAGCTTACTGTATTAGCTCTTTTACATTCCAATGAAATGTCATCCAGAAAACATGTCGATGAACAAATTCCTTAAGCAATAAAGCCCGAGGGGGTATGGTACATAGCCAAGGAGGAGGGCTGTTGACATTTCAAGATGAATAGGCTGCAATGTTAAAAGGTAAACTATTGTGTACAATAAGGCCTAACCTACACCATTATTGTACCTGTTAACTTTCACCTCACATTCGGCATTAGTCAGCAGCATAGGGCTCATTGGGTctgtataatgcactacttttatcCAGGGTCCATATTGGAAACAGCTGTAGAGAAAATACATAATTAAAAGGGTTTCAATTTACAGTGTTTTAATCCTGTCTTTCTCACTCCatctccccaccatctctctctgcctccctatctccccaccatctctctctgcctccctatctccccaccatctctctctgcctccctatctccccaccatctctctctgcctccctatctccccaccatctctctctgcctccctatctccccaccatctctctctgtctctcagatgGCTATGCGATGCACGACCTGCACGAGCGTCTGTCCCACGGGCGTCAGCTGAAGATCTACCTCCCGAAGAGCTCTTCAAAGCTGGAGTTCACCCCTGCTGCAGAGCCCGCGAAGACCTACCTGTACTGGGACCATGGTGCCCGGACCAATAAGGGACGGGTGTCTGGGACAGGAACTGACAGGCGCTGGTATCTGGACAAGGTGACTGACTGACTCCTCAATTGTCCAAGTCAAATCTTCCCATGGAGACAATAAAGTATATCATATCATGCCACCAGACGTCCAATTGGGGGGGGGTGTCCGCCTCTTAACAAAAAGGTCCACTTGATTTTGACCATTAGTAATACATTTACACCACCTCCGCTAATGTGATTAccatcctctatctatctctttaatttaattgtattgtttttattgtgaaacaattTTAAATGCACTTAGATTTGACCTTTGCCCTCTGAAGGTGACGTACGAGGACCAGGGAACCTACGTCCAGAGAGACCACTGGAACAAGGAGATCTCCTCACTCAAAGTGGCCGTGAACAGTGAGTGCAGGAGGGGGTGGTGGGGAGTTTTTTTTTTGCATGTTATTGAAATATTGTCCTTTGTTGTTGTCAGTTCGTGTACAGATCCTTCTTGCCTttttgtctctccctttctctcgctctcactcttgCTTGAtccttcactctttctctctctttccacctacTCGCTCtcacccacccccctctctcgtctctcatgtactacccctctctttctttcactctcttccTCTAATGCTAATTTCCCTCCTTACTTTCTCTCACCCCTTCATGTGCCTGCCCCATCTCTGTTTCCAACTACTCTCTCACCCGTAACACGTTCTCACACCTTTTCTCGCCCCACCAGCCAGGCATGAGTACCCGAAGTGCGTGGCGGGCGAGGACCTCTACATCTCATTGGAGGGCATTGACCTAGCCGACGCCCAACTCTCCTTCTCTGGCGCCGACGCCAATGTCACCCTGGTGCATGATGGGGCCGTGGTCGCCCAGGACCACCCGGACTACTGGAACCGGGTCAAGACCTACTCCACCAAGATCACCATCGAGAACGTCAACACCACGGACGTGGGTTACTACACGctgagggacaggagagacagggtggtCTCCATCATCAGGATGGAACTCacaggtgggggtgtgtgtggggggcgtgtgtaaggtgtgtgtgtgtgtgtgtgtgtgcttttttgCTGTGTCACCATGCGTTGTTAGTTGCTCCAAACCTTGGTCTGCATATATGCTGGCTGTTTCCCAAATGGCCTAGCCCCACATACCTAACCTCAACCCTGCCTGGGAGCAGCAACAGtagggtgtgtgtatatatggttCTCATCATAGACATAAAAGGGATTTTATTCTAGAATATAAATTGTGCTatttacagtgagctccaaaagtattgggatagTGACacattttctgttgttctggctctgtattccagcactttggatttgaaattatacaatgatgaaacttctacattaatgtagatgctaccatgattacggataattcTGAATGAATTATTGGCATTGTTAGTTGCTCCAAACCTTGGTCTGCATATACgctggatgtgtcccaaatggcaccctatttcctctaaagagccctatgggccctgatcaaaaggagtgcactaaatatgcAAAAGTGTGCCATTTGGTCTCCACAGACACTGGCTGGCTTTAAGTGGCTATCCAAGTATCTTATTACCCTGTCAATGGTCTTCACCATTCAGACTGcacttgtgtcccaaatggcaccctattccctattaagtgCACTACTGGTCAAATGTAATGCTTACATAAGTAATTGTGTTACATTTGGGACACATACCATGAGTGTACAAACTGAAATAGAGGGACAAGGAATCCATTCTGGAATTGACTCAACTACTGTGTCCATTGACAGGAATCAGAATTCCATAGAATTGCCATCTTCACCCCTTCTGCCCACCAGCAGGCCTCCAAATGTTTTCAATATTCCATCTGCTGACTTCCAGGGACGGGATAGGCCCAAAGGGCAGGGGTTTATTTGTTATTATGAACTGGGTAGTTAGAGCCCTGAATACATTTGAGTCATTAAGCAGAcaatcttatccagagcgacttacagtagtgagtacatACATATTCATACTTTTCcttactggtcccccatgggaatcaaacccacaaccctgacgTGTCAAGCgccatgctgtaccaactgagcCAAACAGGATAGGCTGAAATGCctggtataattaagcaataaggcacgaggaggtgtggtataggccaatataccacggctaagggctgtatctagGCACTCCGTATCTAGGCACTTGTGTTGTGCGTAAGAACATCCCTTAGccatgatatattggccatataccacacctcctctggccttattgcttaattatagtaGGTCTGCTCTGCATACAAAAAGGATAGCAAAGAGCTGAATTCATTCTGACTGAGCACTCCTATTCTCCTGTTATGCTTGTTCACGCTGCCATCACTTTTCACTTCGTCTgcgtccctatgggccctgaagGGTATACTACGAAGCAGGACCAATGAGCGTGATTTAATTTGAAACTTTTCTTCAACAATGTGCATATAAAGAGTCAAGTATTTATGTATTGCTCAGTTTAAGCTCAATATGTTTTGCTGGTCATGTAAGAAAACCATGCATACATCAGAAACATGCCATGAGGTACATATGGAATTCCAACCTATTTTAACTACCCTACaaccctacactcttagaaaaaaattgctatctagaacctaaaacggttctttggctgtccccataggagaacctttttTGTTTGCAGGTAAGaagccttttgggttccatgtaaaaatCCTTTCCACAGAGGATTCTACACGGAACCCGAAGAGTTCTAAcgggaaccaaaaagggttctcctatgaggacagctgAAGAAGCCTTTTGGAACCCGAGTGGTTGTTTCTGATAGGCACCTACACACACTTCAAATGGCCACCAGTCTCACTTCTACTCGTCTCTACTGTGTTTctgtacttttatttatttaatttatatttaactaggcaagtcagttaagaacaaattcttatttacaatgacagccttgttcagaacaacagatttttagcttgtcagctcggggattcgacctAGCAACCgttaggttactggcccaacgctctaacaactaggttacctgcctcccccaAGCATGTACTAAGCATAGTCCTTCTAATAAACATGCTCTTTGTGTCCTTTGCGCTAAATTATCACGGTCTGTATTTTAGTTGTATGCTTTTGGGGCTATTTGAGAAAAACCTCATAGGCACCTACAGTAACTGACTCTCTGAACTCTTTCTCTATTTTTGTTTTCCTgatttctcccctttctctccctgtctctttcacaCCGACTCTCTAATTCTGTCGcactctttctctgttctcctccctctcctgccttCCTACTCTcatttcctccctcctctgttccctctctctccctctccagaccACCATGACTATGAAGCGGCTAACCCCCTCATGGCCCTTCTCCTTCTGCTGGGGATCCCCGCAGGTATCTGCTGCTGTTgccagaagaagatcttcaagaAGAAAGCCCCCCACCCCACTGCCGTCCTCCAGGGGACCCCCGAGACTCT encodes:
- the LOC135523819 gene encoding protein tfg-1-like isoform X2, whose product is MMWSLWILLGTLGVDGYAMHDLHERLSHGRQLKIYLPKSSSKLEFTPAAEPAKTYLYWDHGARTNKGRVSGTGTDRRWYLDKVTYEDQGTYVQRDHWNKEISSLKVAVNTRHEYPKCVAGEDLYISLEGIDLADAQLSFSGADANVTLVHDGAVVAQDHPDYWNRVKTYSTKITIENVNTTDVGYYTLRDRRDRVVSIIRMELTDHHDYEAANPLMALLLLLGIPAGICCCCQKKIFKKKAPHPTAVLQGTPETLHPPPGYNIPGGVSPGPGGPVFYHGPGQDPNMGGYPQVYSPPNPGMPGQPQWTGPPFQPGFNPGYHPQDPMYPPAQPLQWNGPPPNQPQYNPGAPPMGYAPVMYSAMPPGEPVKEEIKMENMSAADPLLAHPPQPPQASSPSAPVPASDVLHSSDGAYQFNIDTGKNTTTNFL
- the LOC135523819 gene encoding protein tfg-1-like isoform X1; the protein is MMWSLWILLGTLGVDGYAMHDLHERLSHGRQLKIYLPKSSSKLEFTPAAEPAKTYLYWDHGARTNKGRVSGTGTDRRWYLDKVTYEDQGTYVQRDHWNKEISSLKVAVNTRHEYPKCVAGEDLYISLEGIDLADAQLSFSGADANVTLVHDGAVVAQDHPDYWNRVKTYSTKITIENVNTTDVGYYTLRDRRDRVVSIIRMELTDHHDYEAANPLMALLLLLGIPAGICCCCQKKIFKKKAPHPTAVLQGTPETLHPPPGYNIPGGVSPGPGGPVFYHGPGQDPNMGGYPQVYSPPNPGMPGQPQWTGPPFQPGFNPGYHPQDPMYPPAQPLQWNGPPPNQPQYNPGAPPMWSGPPNQYQYPMAPMGYAPVMYSAMPPGEPVKEEIKMENMSAADPLLAHPPQPPQASSPSAPVPASDVLHSSDGAYQFNIDTGKNTTTNFL
- the LOC135523819 gene encoding uncharacterized protein LOC135523819 isoform X3, yielding MMWSLWILLGTLGVDGYAMHDLHERLSHGRQLKIYLPKSSSKLEFTPAAEPAKTYLYWDHGARTNKGRVSGTGTDRRWYLDKVTYEDQGTYVQRDHWNKEISSLKVAVNTRHEYPKCVAGEDLYISLEGIDLADAQLSFSGADANVTLVHDGAVVAQDHPDYWNRVKTYSTKITIENVNTTDVGYYTLRDRRDRVVSIIRMELTGICCCCQKKIFKKKAPHPTAVLQGTPETLHPPPGYNIPGGVSPGPGGPVFYHGPGQDPNMGGYPQVYSPPNPGMPGQPQWTGPPFQPGFNPGYHPQDPMYPPAQPLQWNGPPPNQPQYNPGAPPMWSGPPNQYQYPMAPMGYAPVMYSAMPPGEPVKEEIKMENMSAADPLLAHPPQPPQASSPSAPVPASDVLHSSDGAYQFNIDTGKNTTTNFL